One Spirochaetaceae bacterium genomic region harbors:
- a CDS encoding putative Ig domain-containing protein, protein MVKALIHGEDTKQSLACGPWRLLRSWNLAPALLATLAALALVGCSAAAPVNAPKFPAERAVFDQTYLAGRAIRPLVLPAATGGSGTLRYSLEPSVPPGLEFDAVERTLTGTPTTAGSYPITYVVRDANGRTDTTSFSIVIQQYSAIGSIVSEVTAAGGTGVLRLADVPEPGDGPAVAVTGNHFYVAGGLVFLDIEPMPGAAVDKLIVSIGEEGFGYYEIDVPDAAGSYRLVGEVPFDMEPLPRGCLSVSAVDAGGAVGAPACHEMIGASTAYSDVQVTVSWDTDADLDLHVADPTGHEVYSASRTVESGGVLFPRSDECQPHNIRNERIAWTEGTPPPGRYEVRLSHYDSCEAEQTNYVLRVYNHGTVSVFNGTLTGPGDEDSARGTGQVVTTFEVPGEAPPEPARALSSSYRGSGDQVFVLNPNGEVLDQTLYTLNLGSAAAEVYVVATAGNFHVSPQIERLDRREAAAKGLQPPAQAVQQPEPRPAPGGQVSPRLRWITEFNNFNDGPPVWEGSAAPGRIAELQAQPAVAEGDRIDFYDAVDKILVPATVRKVVTDGTTRVALWVADQEWADTCASRGDCVTQEMVDAVAERFLRPGASNDIHDWITAIFGAPWGPHSVVGRDGQPLLIPAEAAREIHVFAFDIQNDGYITGSRIVGYFTGLHNRLRQPDHELLQHSLERLAFFMDSPWLATASGDTWEVTDRLPKAWLGTLAHEFQHMIHFYQKPVLRDTVSETWLNEAASEVAEDLVADKMMNDGPRAVAYDDPAAGDPDNRRGRLPQYNLYNDIQVTTWDGYLANYSVVYAFGAYLARNYGGAALFSDLVQSDRAGVGAVEGALRNQGHDESFLDLLTNWAAATLLSDNAGAPAPYRYNTGAWRTSFAGGTEFRLGSINLYNYIYAPGRLARPGPFLHPLPVFNERTQPPHSNMYTTLGRHSGTLRLSVSAEAENRITVVVKE, encoded by the coding sequence ATGGTAAAAGCACTTATACATGGTGAAGACACGAAACAATCACTCGCTTGCGGCCCGTGGCGGCTCCTTCGATCCTGGAACCTCGCCCCGGCCCTCTTGGCCACGCTTGCCGCCCTGGCGCTGGTCGGCTGCTCCGCGGCCGCTCCGGTCAACGCTCCGAAGTTTCCGGCGGAACGGGCGGTGTTCGACCAGACGTACCTGGCCGGTCGGGCTATCCGTCCGCTCGTGCTTCCCGCCGCCACCGGCGGCAGTGGCACGCTGAGGTATTCGCTTGAGCCGAGCGTCCCGCCGGGGCTGGAGTTCGACGCGGTCGAGCGCACGCTGACCGGCACGCCGACCACTGCCGGCAGCTACCCCATCACCTACGTCGTGCGCGATGCAAACGGGCGCACCGACACGACCTCCTTTTCCATCGTGATCCAACAGTATTCGGCAATCGGGTCGATTGTGTCGGAAGTAACCGCCGCAGGCGGTACGGGCGTGCTCCGATTGGCGGACGTGCCGGAGCCCGGCGATGGACCCGCCGTCGCGGTGACGGGCAACCATTTCTACGTCGCCGGCGGGTTGGTATTCCTGGACATCGAGCCGATGCCGGGAGCGGCCGTCGACAAGCTGATCGTGTCGATCGGCGAGGAGGGCTTCGGCTACTACGAGATCGACGTGCCGGACGCTGCCGGCTCGTACCGGCTGGTGGGCGAGGTGCCGTTCGACATGGAGCCGCTCCCGAGAGGCTGCCTGAGCGTGTCGGCGGTGGATGCCGGCGGCGCGGTGGGCGCGCCGGCCTGCCACGAGATGATCGGCGCCAGCACGGCGTACAGCGACGTGCAGGTCACGGTATCGTGGGACACCGACGCCGACCTTGACCTGCACGTGGCCGACCCGACCGGCCACGAAGTCTACTCGGCAAGCAGAACGGTCGAGAGCGGCGGCGTGCTGTTCCCCAGGTCCGACGAGTGCCAACCGCACAACATTCGCAACGAGCGTATCGCTTGGACGGAGGGCACGCCGCCGCCGGGGCGCTACGAGGTGCGCCTCAGCCACTACGACAGTTGCGAGGCCGAGCAGACCAACTACGTGCTGCGCGTCTACAACCACGGCACCGTCAGCGTCTTCAACGGCACCTTGACCGGGCCCGGCGACGAAGATTCCGCCCGCGGTACCGGCCAGGTAGTCACGACCTTCGAGGTGCCGGGCGAAGCGCCGCCTGAGCCGGCGAGGGCGCTGTCGTCGAGCTACCGCGGCAGCGGCGACCAGGTGTTCGTCCTCAACCCGAACGGCGAGGTGCTCGACCAGACGCTTTACACACTGAACCTGGGCTCCGCCGCGGCGGAGGTATACGTGGTCGCCACCGCCGGCAACTTCCACGTCAGTCCCCAGATCGAGCGGCTCGATCGGCGCGAAGCGGCAGCCAAGGGACTGCAGCCGCCGGCGCAGGCCGTCCAGCAACCGGAGCCGAGGCCGGCGCCGGGCGGGCAGGTGTCGCCGCGGCTGCGGTGGATCACGGAGTTCAACAACTTCAACGACGGCCCGCCGGTGTGGGAGGGATCGGCCGCCCCGGGCCGGATCGCGGAGTTGCAGGCGCAGCCCGCGGTCGCGGAGGGCGACCGGATCGACTTTTACGACGCGGTCGACAAGATCCTGGTGCCCGCGACCGTCCGCAAGGTGGTGACGGACGGCACCACGAGGGTCGCGCTGTGGGTCGCCGACCAGGAGTGGGCGGACACCTGCGCCAGCCGCGGCGACTGCGTCACGCAGGAGATGGTGGACGCGGTCGCCGAGCGTTTCCTCCGCCCCGGTGCGAGCAACGACATCCACGACTGGATCACGGCCATCTTCGGCGCACCGTGGGGCCCGCACAGCGTGGTGGGACGGGACGGTCAGCCGCTCCTGATTCCGGCTGAGGCCGCCCGCGAGATTCACGTCTTCGCCTTCGACATCCAGAACGACGGCTACATCACGGGATCGCGCATCGTCGGCTACTTCACCGGGCTGCACAACCGGCTGCGACAGCCCGACCACGAGCTCCTCCAACACTCGCTCGAACGGCTGGCGTTCTTCATGGACTCGCCGTGGCTGGCGACGGCCTCGGGCGACACCTGGGAGGTGACCGACCGGCTGCCGAAAGCGTGGCTCGGCACCCTGGCGCACGAATTCCAGCACATGATCCACTTCTACCAGAAGCCGGTCCTGCGAGATACGGTCAGCGAGACGTGGCTCAACGAGGCGGCCTCCGAGGTGGCCGAGGACCTGGTCGCCGACAAGATGATGAACGACGGACCGCGCGCGGTCGCCTACGACGACCCCGCCGCGGGCGATCCCGACAACCGGCGGGGACGCCTGCCGCAATACAACCTCTACAACGACATCCAGGTCACCACCTGGGACGGCTACCTGGCCAACTACTCGGTGGTGTACGCATTCGGGGCCTACCTGGCCCGCAACTACGGCGGCGCCGCGCTGTTCAGCGACCTCGTGCAGAGCGACCGCGCCGGCGTCGGCGCGGTCGAGGGGGCGCTGCGCAACCAGGGCCACGACGAGTCGTTCCTGGACCTGCTGACCAACTGGGCGGCCGCGACCCTGCTGTCGGACAACGCCGGCGCGCCCGCCCCGTACCGGTACAACACCGGCGCCTGGCGGACCTCCTTCGCCGGCGGCACGGAGTTCCGGCTGGGGTCGATCAACCTGTACAACTACATCTACGCGCCGGGCCGCCTGGCCCGGCCGGGGCCGTTTCTGCATCCGCTGCCGGTGTTCAACGAGCGTACGCAGCCGCCGCACTCCAACATGTACACCACGCTCGGACGCCACTCGGGCACCCTGCGCCTGAGCGTCAGTGCGGAGGCCGAGAACCGCATCACGGTGGTGGTCAAGGAGTGA
- a CDS encoding LysM peptidoglycan-binding domain-containing protein codes for MSSVRRERPRRVRRAAAAVIAALAVAAFGTAAPAGAQTLRQAVPATLEIPDHPRVHYYARSFSSAASRQWLLGVVDRASFFAHHILGRLDEHGMPPELLFLPGIESGFFNTATSPAGAVGLWQLMGSTARHYGLITDELVDERRDFWKATDVALRVLKWNHAQLGNWELALAAYNAGLGRVSSSVRYGGTSNYWELQRRGLLPRETSEFVPRYFGLLLALRNLPADQWPRLDALHRWRRVPVPLGGIELRQLGQVAGVPRGVLERANAELRYGLTPVRIGANAHQIKVPAHFYERLTDVIASGADLIRFHRHTVRTGDTISELAEAYRVTQALIREYNQGVNPRRLQIGTSLHIPLIEGLDPADVALSTPRDLRTFTAQYQVVSGDSLWKIAQQHDTTVESLVWHNDLPAGSTLHPGQVLRVPYRWAPADDSGFV; via the coding sequence ATGAGCAGCGTGCGACGGGAACGGCCGCGGCGGGTGCGCCGGGCCGCGGCGGCGGTGATCGCGGCACTGGCGGTGGCCGCGTTCGGGACCGCGGCGCCGGCGGGCGCCCAGACGCTGCGCCAGGCGGTGCCGGCCACCCTGGAGATTCCCGACCACCCGCGGGTGCACTACTACGCGCGCTCCTTCTCGTCCGCCGCCTCCCGGCAGTGGCTGCTCGGGGTGGTGGATCGCGCAAGCTTCTTTGCCCACCACATCCTGGGCCGGCTCGACGAGCACGGCATGCCGCCCGAGCTGCTGTTTCTGCCCGGCATCGAGTCGGGATTCTTCAACACCGCCACTTCGCCGGCGGGCGCGGTCGGGTTGTGGCAGTTGATGGGCAGCACGGCGCGCCACTACGGCCTGATTACCGACGAACTGGTCGACGAGCGGCGCGATTTCTGGAAAGCCACCGACGTTGCGTTGCGTGTGCTCAAGTGGAACCACGCGCAACTCGGGAACTGGGAGTTGGCGCTGGCCGCCTACAACGCCGGCCTGGGGCGGGTGTCCAGCTCGGTGCGATATGGCGGCACCAGCAACTACTGGGAGCTGCAGCGGCGCGGTCTGCTGCCGCGCGAAACGAGCGAGTTCGTGCCGCGCTACTTCGGGCTGCTGCTGGCGCTGCGCAACCTGCCGGCCGACCAGTGGCCGCGACTGGACGCGCTGCACCGGTGGCGCCGGGTGCCGGTGCCGCTCGGCGGCATCGAGTTGCGCCAACTGGGCCAGGTCGCCGGCGTGCCGCGCGGCGTGCTGGAGCGCGCCAACGCCGAGTTGCGCTACGGCTTGACGCCGGTGCGGATCGGCGCGAACGCGCACCAGATAAAGGTGCCGGCGCACTTCTACGAGCGGCTCACGGACGTCATCGCCTCCGGCGCCGACCTGATCCGGTTCCATCGCCACACGGTTCGCACCGGCGACACGATCTCCGAGCTGGCCGAGGCGTATCGGGTAACCCAGGCGCTGATTCGCGAATACAACCAGGGCGTCAACCCGCGGCGGCTGCAGATCGGCACGTCGCTGCACATCCCGCTGATCGAGGGTCTGGACCCGGCCGACGTGGCGCTGTCCACGCCGCGCGACCTGCGCACGTTCACGGCGCAGTACCAGGTGGTGAGCGGCGACTCGTTGTGGAAGATCGCGCAGCAGCACGACACCACCGTCGAGTCGCTGGTGTGGCACAACGACCTGCCGGCCGGCAGCACGCTGCACCCGGGGCAGGTGCTGCGCGTGCCGTATCGGTGGGCTCCAGCGGACGATTCGGGATTCGTGTGA
- a CDS encoding putative Ig domain-containing protein, which produces MQQKPDTAPGAHRRRRWQALAAAVPAALTTLALIGCSAAAPVNAPKFPASVEQAVFDQMYLADRSIHPLVLPAATGGSGTLRYSLEPSVPPGLEFDAVERTLTGTPTTAGTYPMTYVVRDANGRTDEISFAIVVQQYSAIGSILSDVTAGSRAGVLRFQDVPEPGGGPAVAATGNHVYVAGGSVFLDIEPVPGAAVDRLIVSIGPEGFGYYEIDVPDAAGSYRLVGEVPFDMEPLPNGCLYVSAVDAGGAVGSPACHVFIGADTAFSDVQVTVSWDTDADLDLHVADPTGHEVYFASKRVESGGVLFPTSDECEVDNVRNERIAWTQGTPPPGRYEVRLSHFDSCEAEQTNYVLRVYNHGTVSTFTGTLTGPGDDAARGTGQVITTFEVPGEAPPEPAQAISSSYRGSGDQVFVLNPNGEVLDRTLYTLNLGSASAEVYVAATAGNYHVDPQVERLDLREAAAKGLSAPAQVVQELEPRPALGGQVSPRLQWITEFNNFDDGPPVWEGSAAPGRIAELQAQPAVAEGDRIDFYDAVDKILVPATVRKVVTDGTTSVALWVADQEWVDTCASRGDCVTQEMVDAVAERFLRPGADNDIHDWITTIFGAPWGPNSVVGRDGEPLLIPAEAAREVHIFAFDIENDGYITGSRVVGYFTRLHNLLRQPGHEVLQHSLERLAFFMDSPWLAEAEGETWEVTDRRPKAWLGTLAHEFQHMIHYYQKPVVHNTISETWLNEAASEVAEDLVADKMMIDGPRAVAYDDPTAGDPGNRGSRLPGYNLYNDIQVTTWDGYLANYSVVYAFGAYLARNYGGAALFGDLVQSDRAGVGAVEGAVRNQGHDESFLDLLTNWAVATLLSDNTGAPAPYRYNTGTWRTSYAGGTEFRLGSINLYHYIYAPGRLARPGPFLHPLPVFNERTQPPHSNMYTTLGRHSGTLRLSVSAEAENRITVVVKE; this is translated from the coding sequence ATGCAACAGAAACCGGACACCGCTCCCGGCGCGCACCGGCGCCGTCGATGGCAGGCCCTCGCCGCGGCCGTCCCGGCCGCCCTCACCACCCTGGCCCTGATCGGCTGCTCCGCGGCCGCCCCGGTCAACGCTCCGAAGTTCCCGGCGAGCGTGGAACAGGCGGTCTTCGACCAGATGTACCTGGCTGATCGGTCCATCCACCCGCTCGTGCTTCCCGCCGCCACCGGCGGCAGTGGCACACTGAGGTATTCACTCGAGCCGAGCGTTCCGCCGGGGCTGGAATTCGACGCGGTCGAACGCACGCTGACCGGCACGCCGACCACTGCCGGCACCTACCCCATGACCTACGTCGTGCGCGATGCGAACGGGCGGACCGACGAGATCTCCTTTGCGATCGTCGTGCAGCAGTATTCGGCGATCGGGTCGATCTTGTCGGACGTAACCGCCGGAAGCCGCGCGGGCGTGCTCCGCTTCCAGGACGTGCCGGAACCCGGCGGCGGACCCGCCGTCGCGGCGACCGGCAACCACGTCTACGTCGCCGGCGGATCGGTATTCCTGGACATCGAGCCGGTGCCGGGCGCGGCCGTCGACCGGTTGATCGTGTCGATCGGCCCGGAGGGCTTCGGCTACTACGAGATCGACGTACCGGACGCCGCCGGCTCGTACCGGCTGGTGGGCGAGGTGCCGTTCGACATGGAGCCGCTTCCGAATGGCTGCCTGTACGTGTCGGCGGTGGATGCCGGCGGCGCGGTGGGCTCGCCGGCCTGCCACGTGTTCATCGGCGCCGACACTGCGTTCAGCGACGTGCAGGTCACGGTATCCTGGGACACCGACGCCGACCTCGACCTGCACGTGGCCGACCCGACCGGCCACGAAGTCTACTTCGCAAGCAAGAGGGTCGAGAGCGGCGGCGTGCTGTTCCCGACGTCCGACGAGTGCGAGGTCGACAACGTCCGCAACGAGCGCATCGCATGGACGCAAGGCACACCGCCGCCGGGGCGCTACGAGGTGCGCCTCAGCCACTTCGACAGTTGCGAGGCCGAGCAGACCAACTACGTCCTGCGCGTCTACAACCACGGCACCGTCAGCACCTTCACCGGCACCTTGACCGGGCCCGGCGACGATGCCGCCCGCGGCACCGGCCAGGTGATTACCACGTTCGAGGTGCCGGGCGAAGCGCCGCCCGAGCCGGCGCAAGCGATCTCGTCCAGTTACCGCGGCAGCGGCGACCAGGTGTTCGTCCTCAACCCGAACGGCGAGGTTCTCGACCGGACCCTCTACACGCTGAACCTGGGCTCCGCCTCCGCGGAGGTATACGTGGCCGCCACCGCCGGCAACTACCACGTGGATCCGCAGGTCGAGCGGCTCGATCTGCGCGAAGCGGCGGCCAAGGGATTGTCGGCGCCGGCGCAGGTCGTCCAGGAGTTGGAACCGAGGCCGGCCCTAGGCGGGCAGGTGTCGCCGCGGCTGCAGTGGATCACGGAGTTCAACAATTTCGACGACGGCCCGCCGGTGTGGGAGGGATCGGCCGCCCCGGGCCGGATCGCGGAGCTGCAGGCGCAGCCCGCGGTCGCAGAGGGCGACCGGATCGACTTTTACGACGCGGTCGACAAGATCCTGGTACCTGCAACCGTCCGCAAGGTGGTGACGGACGGCACCACGAGCGTGGCGCTGTGGGTCGCCGACCAGGAATGGGTGGACACCTGCGCCAGCCGCGGCGACTGCGTCACGCAGGAGATGGTGGACGCGGTCGCCGAGCGTTTCCTCCGCCCCGGTGCCGACAACGACATCCACGACTGGATCACGACCATCTTCGGCGCGCCGTGGGGCCCGAACAGCGTGGTGGGGCGGGACGGCGAGCCGCTCCTGATTCCGGCTGAGGCCGCCCGCGAGGTTCACATCTTCGCCTTCGACATCGAAAACGACGGCTACATCACGGGGTCGCGCGTCGTCGGCTACTTCACGCGGCTGCACAACCTGCTGCGGCAGCCTGGGCACGAGGTCCTCCAACACTCGCTCGAACGGCTGGCGTTCTTCATGGACTCGCCGTGGTTGGCGGAGGCCGAAGGAGAGACCTGGGAGGTGACCGACCGCCGGCCTAAAGCGTGGCTCGGCACCCTGGCGCACGAGTTCCAGCACATGATCCACTACTACCAGAAGCCGGTCGTCCACAACACCATCAGCGAGACGTGGCTCAACGAGGCGGCCTCCGAGGTGGCCGAGGACCTCGTCGCCGACAAGATGATGATCGACGGACCGCGCGCGGTCGCCTACGACGATCCCACGGCGGGCGATCCCGGCAACCGGGGGTCACGCCTCCCAGGCTACAACCTCTACAACGACATCCAGGTCACCACCTGGGACGGCTACCTGGCCAACTACTCGGTGGTGTACGCATTCGGGGCCTACCTGGCCCGCAACTACGGCGGCGCCGCACTGTTCGGCGACCTCGTGCAGAGCGACCGCGCCGGCGTCGGCGCGGTCGAGGGGGCGGTGCGCAACCAGGGCCACGACGAGTCGTTCCTGGACCTGCTGACCAACTGGGCGGTCGCGACCCTGCTGTCGGACAACACCGGCGCGCCCGCCCCGTACCGGTACAACACCGGCACTTGGCGGACTTCCTACGCCGGCGGCACGGAGTTCCGGCTGGGGTCGATCAACCTGTACCACTACATCTATGCGCCGGGCCGCCTGGCCCGGCCGGGGCCGTTTCTGCATCCGCTGCCGGTGTTCAACGAGCGTACGCAGCCGCCGCACTCCAACATGTACACCACGCTCGGACGCCACTCGGGCACCCTGCGCCTGAGCGTCAGTGCGGAGGCCGAGAACCGCATCACGGTGGTGGTCAAGGAGTGA
- a CDS encoding Ldh family oxidoreductase: protein MLKNFQVPDEIAVRVPEQAMRWTTERLLEAVGMPAADARQTADVLIYADLRGIDTHGVSNMLRAYLRNLAGGQYNPAPRWRMARDNKATCVIDGDGGHGMVIAPLGMRQAIERAAAYGVGSVSVMNCRHLGPCSYYAHMAIAHRMLGQATTAGGVGMVPTFGSRPLLGLNAMAFAAPTERNPPFIYDAAPSVVAGNKLQLARRLGQNVLPGWVADEHGNPIMEEVPVPDRPMLLPLGSTREGGSQKGYALSVIGEILTSVLCASGAGPRRRAGSAHHFLAYDIASFCDPDEFIADLDRYLTDLLECPAVPGAGRVLYSGYPEAHTEAERRRDGIPYHPEVIEWFRGAAAEHGVAWRLD, encoded by the coding sequence GTGTTGAAGAACTTCCAGGTTCCCGACGAGATCGCGGTGCGCGTGCCGGAGCAGGCGATGCGCTGGACCACCGAGCGGCTGCTGGAGGCGGTCGGCATGCCGGCGGCGGACGCGCGCCAGACGGCCGACGTGCTGATCTACGCGGACCTGCGCGGCATCGACACGCACGGGGTCAGCAACATGCTGCGCGCCTACCTGCGCAATCTCGCCGGCGGCCAGTACAACCCGGCGCCGAGGTGGCGCATGGCGCGCGACAACAAGGCCACCTGCGTGATCGACGGCGACGGCGGCCACGGCATGGTGATCGCGCCGCTCGGCATGCGCCAGGCGATCGAGCGCGCTGCCGCGTACGGGGTGGGCAGCGTGTCGGTGATGAACTGCCGCCACCTGGGGCCGTGCTCCTACTACGCGCACATGGCGATAGCGCACCGCATGCTGGGCCAGGCGACCACCGCCGGCGGAGTGGGCATGGTGCCCACGTTCGGCTCCAGGCCGCTGCTGGGGCTCAACGCGATGGCGTTCGCGGCGCCCACGGAACGCAACCCGCCGTTCATCTACGACGCCGCGCCGAGCGTGGTGGCCGGCAACAAGCTGCAGCTCGCGCGGCGCCTGGGGCAGAACGTGCTGCCCGGGTGGGTCGCCGACGAACACGGCAATCCGATCATGGAGGAGGTGCCGGTGCCCGACCGGCCGATGCTGCTGCCGCTGGGGTCGACGCGCGAGGGCGGCTCGCAGAAGGGCTACGCACTGAGCGTGATCGGCGAGATCCTGACCTCGGTGCTGTGCGCCTCGGGGGCGGGGCCGCGGCGCCGCGCCGGGTCGGCGCATCACTTCCTGGCCTACGACATCGCCTCCTTCTGCGACCCGGACGAGTTCATCGCCGACCTGGACCGCTACCTGACCGATCTGCTGGAGTGCCCGGCGGTGCCCGGCGCCGGCCGGGTGCTGTACTCCGGCTACCCGGAGGCGCACACCGAGGCCGAACGGCGGCGCGACGGCATTCCCTACCACCCGGAGGTGATCGAGTGGTTCCGAGGCGCCGCCGCGGAGCATGGCGTCGCCTGGCGGCTGGACTGA
- a CDS encoding SH3 domain-containing protein: MTLRRAFGTFGGGVAIALALVSCGERSLGTGVVLWSEGGPVATGAIVDVVEESTIEDRYLVRAAAADRREEPLPVAPRWRVRVFAEPEQAAEFAARFAEFVDVYAYAVRRGLPVRAQASATAGIVYKLREQEVIKVIARGAEPEQVGSFENYWYGVLTEDGTEGYTFGEFLPVFESFGDPHAEAARLQADDPGLERALRTAWRPEEFLSMVNRRRFDLLRLRPEYGLFPDPEAGVFRLVTAQREREFPYRAVERVGDGRYVLATEGGGGSPARFTLRGNGALAFSYVDEGRLVTEVFVDLQQEVEELIAGERGRRERLFAALLERGPLLRSGGYGTIELTEEGRFRWQGYEALVPRWVADGLPGTGVVDFRYALGAPLRGAYDTVVTLLFDARPPPAGTRGAAGAVSAGPATAAAGTHDTTGTGSAAVLGAGGATPAGAGAADAGAGTGGARAGPADTGPDAADTRGVGTGTAAALGGETGAAGVAPAGTGSGTDAGGAGAGQSGRGAAGTEAGAGAGGEHAGPADGGAGTADTRGADTGAAAAPGGETGAPDGAAAGTGAGDAGTDTPGMYAAGTDAAGADAAGADAAGATAALAPVVAGEDPGDEGGREPGVPEPEYMRATAWAAELTLLVSYDGAGVRLTPAEPAAAALEVRQVNRSAVVMYFASSSADGG; encoded by the coding sequence GTGACCCTGCGCCGCGCGTTCGGAACTTTCGGCGGCGGCGTGGCGATTGCGCTGGCGCTGGTTTCGTGCGGCGAACGCTCGCTCGGCACCGGGGTGGTGCTGTGGAGCGAAGGCGGTCCGGTGGCCACCGGCGCCATTGTCGACGTGGTGGAGGAGTCGACCATTGAGGACCGCTACCTGGTGCGCGCCGCCGCGGCCGACCGGCGCGAGGAACCGTTGCCGGTGGCGCCGCGCTGGCGCGTGCGGGTGTTTGCCGAGCCGGAACAGGCGGCGGAGTTTGCCGCCCGGTTTGCCGAGTTCGTGGACGTGTACGCGTACGCGGTGCGCCGCGGCCTGCCGGTGCGGGCGCAGGCGTCCGCCACCGCCGGCATCGTCTACAAGCTGCGCGAACAGGAAGTGATCAAGGTGATCGCGCGCGGCGCGGAGCCGGAGCAGGTGGGCTCATTCGAGAACTACTGGTACGGCGTGCTGACCGAGGACGGCACCGAGGGGTATACGTTCGGGGAGTTCCTGCCGGTGTTCGAGTCGTTCGGCGACCCGCACGCCGAGGCGGCGCGGCTGCAGGCCGACGATCCGGGCCTGGAGCGGGCGCTGCGGACGGCGTGGCGGCCGGAGGAGTTTCTGTCCATGGTGAACCGCCGGCGCTTCGACCTGCTGCGCCTGCGCCCCGAGTACGGGCTGTTCCCGGATCCGGAAGCGGGGGTGTTCCGGCTGGTGACGGCGCAGCGCGAGCGCGAGTTTCCGTATCGGGCGGTGGAGCGGGTGGGCGACGGGCGCTACGTGCTGGCCACGGAAGGCGGCGGCGGCAGCCCGGCGCGCTTTACGCTGCGCGGCAACGGCGCGCTGGCATTCTCGTACGTGGACGAGGGCCGGCTGGTGACCGAGGTGTTCGTGGACCTGCAGCAGGAGGTCGAGGAACTGATCGCCGGCGAGCGGGGGCGGCGCGAGCGGCTGTTTGCCGCCTTGCTGGAGCGCGGTCCGTTGTTGCGCAGCGGCGGCTACGGCACCATCGAGCTGACCGAGGAGGGCCGTTTCCGGTGGCAGGGCTACGAGGCGCTGGTGCCGCGCTGGGTAGCGGACGGGCTGCCCGGCACCGGGGTGGTGGACTTCCGCTACGCGCTCGGCGCGCCGCTGCGCGGCGCCTACGACACGGTGGTGACGCTGCTGTTCGACGCCCGCCCGCCACCCGCCGGCACCCGCGGCGCCGCGGGTGCGGTATCGGCCGGTCCCGCCACGGCCGCCGCCGGCACGCACGACACGACCGGCACCGGCAGCGCTGCGGTCTTGGGCGCCGGTGGCGCGACCCCGGCGGGTGCGGGCGCGGCGGACGCCGGTGCGGGCACTGGCGGAGCGCGTGCAGGGCCGGCAGATACCGGCCCCGACGCGGCGGATACGAGAGGGGTAGGCACCGGGACAGCGGCCGCGCTGGGAGGCGAGACAGGTGCGGCGGGCGTGGCACCGGCGGGCACCGGCTCGGGCACGGATGCGGGCGGCGCCGGTGCGGGGCAGAGCGGCCGCGGCGCGGCGGGCACGGAAGCCGGCGCGGGCGCCGGCGGGGAGCATGCAGGGCCGGCTGATGGCGGCGCCGGCACGGCGGATACGAGAGGGGCAGACACCGGGGCAGCGGCCGCGCCGGGAGGCGAGACAGGTGCGCCGGACGGAGCAGCGGCCGGCACCGGCGCGGGGGATGCGGGCACGGATACGCCCGGCATGTATGCCGCCGGCACAGATGCCGCCGGCGCAGATGCCGCCGGCGCAGATGCCGCCGGCGCGACGGCGGCACTTGCCCCGGTCGTCGCCGGCGAGGATCCCGGCGACGAAGGAGGCCGCGAGCCGGGGGTGCCGGAGCCGGAGTACATGCGCGCGACCGCGTGGGCGGCGGAGCTGACCCTGCTGGTCAGCTATGACGGCGCCGGCGTCCGGCTGACGCCGGCGGAACCGGCCGCGGCGGCGCTGGAGGTGCGGCAGGTAAACCGCTCCGCCGTGGTGATGTACTTCGCCTCGTCGAGCGCGGACGGCGGCTGA